The proteins below come from a single Xenopus tropicalis strain Nigerian chromosome 9, UCB_Xtro_10.0, whole genome shotgun sequence genomic window:
- the mrm2 gene encoding rRNA methyltransferase 2, mitochondrial isoform X2, whose translation MHNTCTDFIVIRSKFSNLSDRLNGQSPCFLQRANNVVSRRSLHVTCALDKSRTAAEQRWLARQMKDPYVREAQTHNYRCRSAFKLLEIDNKHHILQPGHHVIDCGAAPGAWSQVAVEKVNSLGRDSAASAGFVVGVDLLNIAPLDGAVFLSNSDITDFDTQKKIISVLPSGKADVILSDMAPNATGIRDLDHQRLVNMCLSLLELSERVLLSGGTFLCKVWDGSEINLVRDRLRQRFQDVRTVKPKASRMESAEVYLLAKLHRQQKR comes from the exons ATGCACAATAcgtgcacagattttatcgttatccgatcaaaattttctaacctgtctgatcgactaaacggccaatcgccatg TTTTTTACAGAGGGCAAATAATGTAGTTAGCAGACGAAGCCTCCATGTTACATGTGCACTGGATAAAAGCCGAACAGCAGCAGAGCAGAGGTGGCTGGCAAGGCAGATGAAGGACCCATATGTAAGGGAAGCACAGACACATAACTATCGCTGCCGCAGTGCCTTCAAACTACTGGAAATAGATAATAAACATCATATCCTACAGCCCGGACATCACGTTATTGACTGTGGGGCTGCTCCTGGAGCTTGGAGTCAGGTGGCTGTTGAAAAAGTAAATTCATTGGGGAGGG ATTCTGCTGCAAGTGCTGGTTTTGTAGTTGGAGTAGACCTTCTTAATATTGCCCCTTTGGATGGAGCTGTCTTTTTATCAAACTCAGACATTACAGACTTTGACACCCAAAAGAAAATAATCAGCGTTCTTCCTTCTGGGAAAGCAGATGTCATCTTAAGTGATATGGCTCCCAATGCCACAGGGATCCGAGATTTAGATCATCAAAGACTTGTGAACATGTGTCTGTCCCTTCTCGAGTTGTCAGAAAGAGTCCTGCTTTCTGGAGGAACGTTCCTTTGCAAAGTGTGGGATGGAAGTGAAATTAATCTTGTGCGAGACAGACTGCGGCAAAGATTCCAGGATGTGAGGACTGTAAAGCCTAAAGCCAGCAGAATGGAATCAGCTGAGGTTTATTTGTTAGCAAAATTGCACAGACAGCAGAAACGTTGA
- the mrm2 gene encoding rRNA methyltransferase 2, mitochondrial isoform X3, producing MATPVICFLQRANNVVSRRSLHVTCALDKSRTAAEQRWLARQMKDPYVREAQTHNYRCRSAFKLLEIDNKHHILQPGHHVIDCGAAPGAWSQVAVEKVNSLGRDSAASAGFVVGVDLLNIAPLDGAVFLSNSDITDFDTQKKIISVLPSGKADVILSDMAPNATGIRDLDHQRLVNMCLSLLELSERVLLSGGTFLCKVWDGSEINLVRDRLRQRFQDVRTVKPKASRMESAEVYLLAKLHRQQKR from the exons ATGGCGACTCCAGTTATATG TTTTTTACAGAGGGCAAATAATGTAGTTAGCAGACGAAGCCTCCATGTTACATGTGCACTGGATAAAAGCCGAACAGCAGCAGAGCAGAGGTGGCTGGCAAGGCAGATGAAGGACCCATATGTAAGGGAAGCACAGACACATAACTATCGCTGCCGCAGTGCCTTCAAACTACTGGAAATAGATAATAAACATCATATCCTACAGCCCGGACATCACGTTATTGACTGTGGGGCTGCTCCTGGAGCTTGGAGTCAGGTGGCTGTTGAAAAAGTAAATTCATTGGGGAGGG ATTCTGCTGCAAGTGCTGGTTTTGTAGTTGGAGTAGACCTTCTTAATATTGCCCCTTTGGATGGAGCTGTCTTTTTATCAAACTCAGACATTACAGACTTTGACACCCAAAAGAAAATAATCAGCGTTCTTCCTTCTGGGAAAGCAGATGTCATCTTAAGTGATATGGCTCCCAATGCCACAGGGATCCGAGATTTAGATCATCAAAGACTTGTGAACATGTGTCTGTCCCTTCTCGAGTTGTCAGAAAGAGTCCTGCTTTCTGGAGGAACGTTCCTTTGCAAAGTGTGGGATGGAAGTGAAATTAATCTTGTGCGAGACAGACTGCGGCAAAGATTCCAGGATGTGAGGACTGTAAAGCCTAAAGCCAGCAGAATGGAATCAGCTGAGGTTTATTTGTTAGCAAAATTGCACAGACAGCAGAAACGTTGA
- the mrm2 gene encoding rRNA methyltransferase 2, mitochondrial isoform X1 — MKISFPECRLNDHAACNIIIQTSILDTYVWKQNVTDCSFLQRANNVVSRRSLHVTCALDKSRTAAEQRWLARQMKDPYVREAQTHNYRCRSAFKLLEIDNKHHILQPGHHVIDCGAAPGAWSQVAVEKVNSLGRDSAASAGFVVGVDLLNIAPLDGAVFLSNSDITDFDTQKKIISVLPSGKADVILSDMAPNATGIRDLDHQRLVNMCLSLLELSERVLLSGGTFLCKVWDGSEINLVRDRLRQRFQDVRTVKPKASRMESAEVYLLAKLHRQQKR; from the exons ATGAAAATATCGTTCCCCGAGTGTAGATTAAATGATCATGCAGCGTGCAATATAATTATACAAACTTCAATTCTGGATACATATGTTTGGAAGCAAAACGTTACGGACTGCAG TTTTTTACAGAGGGCAAATAATGTAGTTAGCAGACGAAGCCTCCATGTTACATGTGCACTGGATAAAAGCCGAACAGCAGCAGAGCAGAGGTGGCTGGCAAGGCAGATGAAGGACCCATATGTAAGGGAAGCACAGACACATAACTATCGCTGCCGCAGTGCCTTCAAACTACTGGAAATAGATAATAAACATCATATCCTACAGCCCGGACATCACGTTATTGACTGTGGGGCTGCTCCTGGAGCTTGGAGTCAGGTGGCTGTTGAAAAAGTAAATTCATTGGGGAGGG ATTCTGCTGCAAGTGCTGGTTTTGTAGTTGGAGTAGACCTTCTTAATATTGCCCCTTTGGATGGAGCTGTCTTTTTATCAAACTCAGACATTACAGACTTTGACACCCAAAAGAAAATAATCAGCGTTCTTCCTTCTGGGAAAGCAGATGTCATCTTAAGTGATATGGCTCCCAATGCCACAGGGATCCGAGATTTAGATCATCAAAGACTTGTGAACATGTGTCTGTCCCTTCTCGAGTTGTCAGAAAGAGTCCTGCTTTCTGGAGGAACGTTCCTTTGCAAAGTGTGGGATGGAAGTGAAATTAATCTTGTGCGAGACAGACTGCGGCAAAGATTCCAGGATGTGAGGACTGTAAAGCCTAAAGCCAGCAGAATGGAATCAGCTGAGGTTTATTTGTTAGCAAAATTGCACAGACAGCAGAAACGTTGA
- the mrm2 gene encoding rRNA methyltransferase 2, mitochondrial isoform X4, with protein sequence MKDPYVREAQTHNYRCRSAFKLLEIDNKHHILQPGHHVIDCGAAPGAWSQVAVEKVNSLGRDSAASAGFVVGVDLLNIAPLDGAVFLSNSDITDFDTQKKIISVLPSGKADVILSDMAPNATGIRDLDHQRLVNMCLSLLELSERVLLSGGTFLCKVWDGSEINLVRDRLRQRFQDVRTVKPKASRMESAEVYLLAKLHRQQKR encoded by the exons ATGAAGGACCCATATGTAAGGGAAGCACAGACACATAACTATCGCTGCCGCAGTGCCTTCAAACTACTGGAAATAGATAATAAACATCATATCCTACAGCCCGGACATCACGTTATTGACTGTGGGGCTGCTCCTGGAGCTTGGAGTCAGGTGGCTGTTGAAAAAGTAAATTCATTGGGGAGGG ATTCTGCTGCAAGTGCTGGTTTTGTAGTTGGAGTAGACCTTCTTAATATTGCCCCTTTGGATGGAGCTGTCTTTTTATCAAACTCAGACATTACAGACTTTGACACCCAAAAGAAAATAATCAGCGTTCTTCCTTCTGGGAAAGCAGATGTCATCTTAAGTGATATGGCTCCCAATGCCACAGGGATCCGAGATTTAGATCATCAAAGACTTGTGAACATGTGTCTGTCCCTTCTCGAGTTGTCAGAAAGAGTCCTGCTTTCTGGAGGAACGTTCCTTTGCAAAGTGTGGGATGGAAGTGAAATTAATCTTGTGCGAGACAGACTGCGGCAAAGATTCCAGGATGTGAGGACTGTAAAGCCTAAAGCCAGCAGAATGGAATCAGCTGAGGTTTATTTGTTAGCAAAATTGCACAGACAGCAGAAACGTTGA
- the nudt1 gene encoding 7,8-dihydro-8-oxoguanine triphosphatase, with product MFTSKLLTLVLVVQPPRILLGMKKRGFGAGRWNGFGGKVQNGETIEDAAKRELWEESGLTVESLQKIGHIKFEFVGSTELLDVHVFRTDDFSGEPTESEEMRPQWFDLEKIPFDGMWPDDRYWFPLLLESKKFTAYFKFQGHDDIIDYKLEQTENI from the exons ATGTTCACATCCAAGTTGCTCACTCTTGTCCTGGTTGTTCAGCCTCCAAGAATTTTGCTGGGCATGAAGAAGCGTGGGTTTGGAGCAGGCCGCTGGAATGGATTTGGAGGCAAAGTGCAGAATGGAGAAACAATAGAAGATGCCGCAAAACG GGAGCTGTGGGAAGAAAGTGGACTGACAGTTGAAAGTCTCCAGAAGATCGGTCACATTAAATTTGAATTTGTTGGCAGCACAGAACTCCTGGATGTGCATGTGTTCCGCACAGATGATTTTTCTGGAGAACCAACTGAAAGTGAAG aaATGCGACCTCAGTGGTTTGATTTGGAGAAAATTCCTTTTGATGGGATGTGGCCAGATGACAGATATTGGTTTCCGCTGCTTTTGGAGAGCAAGAAATTCACGGCCTATTTTAAATTTCAGGGACACGATGACATTATCGATTATAAGCTGGAGCAAACTGAAAACATTTAA